A region of the Cottoperca gobio chromosome 22, fCotGob3.1, whole genome shotgun sequence genome:
tttaataagaatTTGCACAAAGTGTATAAGTGCCATTGTAGGTAAACAATAATTAGGGAGCTCTACAGGGGAGGGgtaatattctttatattaaagtggtacatttataataataaacttggatattctctgagatttaACAGGTAAATGTACAAGAACAAATAACTCagaaattaatcattttattacactgctgtttatattgtaatttacatatttaatattattataagttttctttttcttaaattaGTGAATTAAATCTGAGTTTTTACTctcaaatatataactatatatatatatatataactttatcATTttagagaatattcaagttttttctTGTGAATTTGTAAATTTAATCTCAAAGAGTTTATGATTTAATAATCCTAGGAGAATATTTTCTCGTAAATTTGTGATTTTCTGTATAcacctaaataaaaaaataaagattagcGGCACCGCTGTTGTGCAGCAAAGATCAAAAACATGTACGAATAGATTTTAGATACAAAtctacagaagaaaaaacaaaaaggcaccGGCTGCAGAGTGGAGAAGGAAGGCCAGGACTGGAAGCCGTACTCGGAGGCGAAACGTGTCCGAGGGAAAGTCCTCCAATCCCAGCAGTCCAGAGTGTAGCTGTAGAAGTGCGTGTCCCCGTAGTGAAGGTCGTAGGGGTTCGCCGCCACCCAGCCCTCTCGCTCCGATTCAGCCCCGTTTGTCGGACTGGAGACGAGGAACGGGCGACTCTGGTCCTCCTGAAGCAGATATTAGACGTCACTTCTTATCCTTTCTTACTGCAGGATGTTAATATGATTGTATTCTGAAATACCTTAATATAAGTAAAACTggtgttgtaaacaaacaaaacagttgtattagctatagATGCCCGGCTGTAAACTGTTTATTTTGGCATTTTAACATGAGGGTCAATGCAGATCGACTCCCTCTGGAGCCTCAAGAGGCCATTTGATGAACTGCAGGTTTTGGCACTTGGATACCAAATACTTGATTGCACTCCTTCTAGTTTCTGAGATACAGCCATTTTCTTATTGTGCTATATATTTAGCGCTGTTTCTTTCtagaatataatgaaatataaaatgataaataGTAGTCCCAAGTACCCAAACACTAAATGTAGTTTGACTCTCACCTCTTGAGCTACGGCCCTGATGTTGTTCACATACAGCGTCACATAGTCCTTCAGGTATGTGGGCTTCTGGGAAACTGGGATGCTGAACCAGTCGGTCGCCAGAGCGGCTTCGTTTTCATTGTTCCCGCTCCAAATGATTATGGACGGATGAGACTTGAGTCGCTGAACCTGACGAGTAAAAACACTCAGGATGCAACAACTTGTAAAAGCTCTAAATGTTGTTACTCgcgttgttttgctttttataaCATGTTCTggtttgtttgtatgtaaaatgttttgatttaacACGCTGTGGATATAAAGTAAATCTTTCCATGTGGTTCTATATAGTCTGCAgatatgacattttaaataatataaaataaatacgcCGCTCACCTGTTGGATAACTTCTTCTCTTACGGTCTGTATGAAGTCGTCCTCAGTGGGATACATAGCACAGGCGAACATGAAGTCCTGCCAAACCTAAAGACACGTATTTAAACTCTTTCTGCATCTGTTAAACAATATGTTCATGAGTTATAGTGACGTCAGACAGTCGTAAAGAGGGAAATTTACCTTTGATTGACATTTTCCTACATAGTTAAGTTATATCTGTTATAAAGAATaatctaattaaattaaatatcacaGGCAAAGACAAGTTAAGTatcaaagaataaataaaccaacaaaaacataaaacagcatGGCTACAATAAAAGGAATAATTACTGCgcaaaagagacagaaaatgtatttcaaaaccATAAATGCATGAATTAAAAGACCTGTAACTTCTTTAGTTGATAGACTGTTGATGTTAAgaccacatttcccataaacCCCGGTGCTTTTCTGATGTAGAAGGATGTTGTTCGTGGACTTCCTTCGCCCTTAGAGTCCCTCGATAGGCTTTTGGTTTGTTTCTATGCTGACGATAATCTCCTGTTTCTAACTAATGTCAAAAAGTAAATGTGGCTTAATTATTTCTTTCTATGCTGACGATAATCTCCTGTTTCTAACTAATGTCAAAAAATAATGTGGCTAGATAAcagttcttttattttatttaaatatagcAGATTGCACTTGTAACCCGTCCAAAGATTATGCAACGTATTACGTCTCAGAGAGATTTGGCTACATCAGGATATTTTACCGTTTGCGGTGGTGGTAATATTGATGAATAAAGTAATATTGATATTCGTTGTAGTTACCATGATTCCCAGCTCGTCACAGAGGCTGTAGAAAAGATCCTGTTCATACACTCCTCCTCCCCAGACCCTCAGAGCGTTCATGCTCGCATCCACAGCTGACTGCAACAAGTTCCTCAAGCTGCAGGACAAACAGAGCTTCAGTATTAATGTATTCATAACTCAAACAAGACCGGTCCattgaattaattaaacattgtaaagcagcaggaaatggaattacaagtaccttaaaatactaaatgtacttagttactgtccaccactgaaTATTCTCAACAGGAACAAGCAAAAAAGGtacaaataatgtgtttttcacGCTCACACAGCAGGGGTGACCTGGTCCTGGAAGGAGTGAGCAGGGATCCAGTTGGAGCCTTTCAGGAAAATCGCTTTCCCATTGATGCGGAAATAGAAGCTCAATCCCGGAGATCCAACAACTGGCTCCTGGACGAGTTCAGCTGTGCGGAAATACACCTGCAGGAGACATTTTCATCAAACActaaaactttattgacaaaGAAAACGCTTGTCATTAATTCAGTTTCATCTCTGCGGCTCATTTGTGACgtttgtgatgttgtgacgcagaaaataaatatatatgttccCTAAGAATTTGAATCGGAGCTCCAATAATCTTTTAAACATGTTAGTAGAGATTTCCAAAAAGGAGAACTTCAATTTAGTTTTATCGGACCAATCGTAAACATAGTGTGTGTAAGTATGTAGAGTATATGTGATGAATATATCGTATCATCAGGGTGAAGAGGTGCATGTTGAGCTTTTGATGCCGGCAAGGAAAGAATGTAAGATGATTCTACTGATGCACAGATTTCCCAGCACACGTCATGATCATGCATAAATAACATGAGAGGAGCGAgcagctgacctctgacctctgaccttagACTCTGTATTCAGGATCAGGAATCCATCCTGAAAGCTTCTGGAGGTCAGAAGGTAGAAGTGTCGGTCACCGTGTCCGTTGGGCCACCACAGCTTCACCCGGCTGCTCTGGAACAACAAGACAAAGTGTCAAGAAACCAAATAAAGTTTCTTTGTatggaaagaaaatgcaaattaaatatcgtgaaaaacaacacatgcagTAAAAGTTATAGGTATAaatattatcacttattttgATGAAAACAGTTTATGTAccattttaaatcttattttggAAATTTCATATACATTAAGATACATTTCTTAACTcaacaatatattgtttatgttttaattgaatttaatgttattttgagTTTCTAAAATTTGTAACAAACAGGAAATACACGTCAGTAACTAAAATATACGACTTATTTTATTACGTTTTCAGCCCCTTAAATATGGAAATTTTCGTaagttttatataatatatttataactgaatacatatatataatataatatatatatataaagacatCCCCTTGGACTGGGATGAATATGTTTCACTATTGGATTAATCTAAAAgatcatctgcagattaattgatgagAATAATCgatagtttatatttatatattattatataggaGTTTATATTCAACATAATTCAGATTACTAAACTCTTAACAGTTTGGGACTTCTCAAGTTGCACCATCACACATTTCGAGATAAAGgtaacaaacattttaacatttttaggGAACTTTTTCAAACCTTTACTTTGAAACAGGTGAATCTTTCTTTCCCACTTCAAGTGAAAATCAAAAGATCTGTTCACACACAACAGTTCCGTTTGGAGTACCGTGTTGATGTGTAGCGTGAAGCTGTTCTTGGTCTTCCCTTGGAGAAACTGAGTCTGGACGATCTGCTCTGAGTCCAGCTCGGGGACAGAGAGCGAGATGTGACCGCTTGTCGTCTGAACCGCGTCAACAAGAAGCTCAACATGGACTCTCCACTGAGAGAGGCGGACACCTGGACACAAACATGATTATACAGactgtaaatattaaatacactaaaccacatttaattatttcatgaGACAAAGTTCTGctggcagaagaagaaaatgtaaagatgcaacttttattctttctttctttccattctcttgtcttttaaactttatttaagttTCTTTTGTACtatgtctaaatgtttttaatgcttttttctaaaacactttgaattgccttgttgttgaaatgtgctatataaataatatatatatatttatttattattaaaaggttAAACTTATTTCTCAGTTATACAACTCTGAGAGGaaacatgtaataatatatcataaaatataaaaatcagtttattaggtacaccgaGCTAAACACTAACGAACAATCCTGAAATAAATCCAAATTTGTGAAAGTTATAAAAGTTGTTGAAACATTTTTAGAGCGATGTTTGCCAGGAAGCATCCctctgtgtttaaatgtattccttttttgttttgcaacagAAGCTGCTACAGTTTGAAGTGGACGTACTGAACACAGGGACGCAGGAAACCTGGATGAGCTGCAGGACGTCGAACGCCTCCAGCTGCACTCCTCTCCACAGCCCCATCGTGGGGAACGAAGGCCCCCAGTCCCAACTGAAGGAGCTCTGCGCCTTCCAGGAAACAGAGCGGTGGAAGTTTAGGTTACTGTTCAAATGTAAGTGATTTGTTAAGCATGTTTAGTTCATTTATGAAAAAGCAAACAtcagaaaatgatttatttatttattattatttaaaaataaatcattaataaacaGGCGCCTAAGTTGAAGGTAGTTTAGTATTTTATTCACTGTCAAGGTACCTAAACCTTGAGGCAGGACGTACTTACTTTTCTGATGAAATTGACGTGGCATTCCCCCTTCTGGACGTCTGGAGGACATTCAGGAGGAACTCTGTAGGCAGAGTGAGCTTTCCTCCGCTCAGACGCATAAAGAACTGGAGACATCAAGTTCACCTTCAGCACGTTGTCCCCGTCCTGCAGCAAGTCTCTGACCGGGAAGTCCTACACACCAGAGACAGATttgaaaagaaagcaaacaaatgaATGCATTAGCGGGAAATAATTTGATAAAtggatttaaaaatatgtttctttccaCAGAATAAGATGGATAGTACACCaagtcaaagttgtgtcaaagtcaaagcattattgtgtgattttgttgaaaaataattcacaaaacACCAGTTTTACTTGttattttgtataaaatatattttagaaattgccatgtttctgagaaataaaaaggcagctagCTTAAGcctacaaattgtatttatttatttatattcaattttaattgcaattaaaaaatgtagaaaaaaagtatttatttgtgcaagtttagttattaagttattaaaaacaTCAGCAGAAAATATCCGGTTTGCTTTCAGTCTCTCCAAGTGAAAACTGGTTTGTATGCtcaaaataatacatataagaACATGTTTACGGTGCATCTTCAGCTGCTTATTCTCCAGTGAACGTACATATCTACGAAACATGTTGTCCGTCTTCCCGACGTCGACTCCATTGAGCCAAATCGATGCGACCGTGTCGACACCGTGAAAGACGAGCTGCACCTTCtgtttggacctgcagaaaacacagagacgAGTCAGGAACAGGGCATAaatgcttatatatatatatatatatatatatatatatatatatatacatatatacatacatacatacatatacatatatatatatatatatatatatatatatacacatatatacatatatatatacacatatataaataaatcattatacTGACCTCAGCTGGGCAGAGACAGTAAATGTGGTTGTGTACGTCCAGTTGTCAAAGGCAATCCACCGATAAGACACATCGTTGAACCTGAAATATGGATCCTGAAGGAAAAGTATAAAAAAGGACTTagctttcaaatgtatttttatatatatatatatatatatatatatatatatatatatatatatatatatatatatatatatatatatatatatatataatattaatcttAAAATTAACTACAGCTTTCAGactaattaaataaaagtataatatttgccTCTGTGGTGAAGTGGGGTAGAAGTATACATTtgcaaaatattgaaatatatatatttaaaattataAATAGAAATGTACTGAAATATAGTAACATAAAacggaaatactcaagttactggaattgttttatttaaggaCAGTTCTTAAGTTACCACTGCATCTTTCATTAACTAATTAGATGGTTTGTAACTTCAAAACAGCTATAACTGTCAAATTAATGTAGTTTCTCCGTtaataaatactcaagtacctcCAAgtatgtacttaagtacaatacttgagtaaatgtactttatttcaCCATTGAAGTGAAACAACGAATATTGtacttacaaaataaaataaagggaaTAGACattgaaaacattaattaatatttgtatacATAACTTAATTAAGCTACCTGGATGTATCCCTGTTGCTGCAGAGCGGAATGTACACATCCGGGCACCTCAGCGGGCAGCGACACTGAACCATTGGAGTTTGAAAGACTCCATTTACCGTTCAGAGTTAACGTTTCTGAACAAAACCCGCATAAAACTCCGAAAAACAAACACGAcaaaacagcagaaacataaataCAGTTTCCACACAGAGTCATGGCTTCTGGTGTGTTGTTTCTGCCATGGTAAATAGAGAATACTCTTCAGAAGTGTACTATCCgggttttgttgttgttttcacttcCTTGTTTGTCATGTGACCCACCACGTGACAGTCCCGTGTTTGGAGTCATGGCGCGAAAGGTTTTTTTCCATCTTTATTGAACAACCAATTAACAAACAGGGCAGATTGAACACATACAATCCTTTGTCTaagtagtaaaataaaatacaaatctaaaataaaacaatacaacaatatttacaaattattataaatgaattacatatatatatatatatatatatatataaatatatatatatttatttatatatatatatatatatttatatatatatatatatatatatatatatatatatatttatatatatttatatatatatatttatatatatatatatatttatatatatatatatttatatatatatatatatggtcttCTTAAATGGTAAATCAATTTGTACAATTTTAAACTAATTAGCATTTCTTTGCAAAATTTGAGTTTGATTATTCTTCAGTCTGTCTATATCTACCGTCTTTTTATTGTCGAAATGCccttgtttaaatgtattgcttcaaataataaatctgtgaaaaaaaaggaatacattaatagacaaataacaaaatataaaaacacaattcaagACACTTGtttatagataatttattttataatatatttatttaaatgttgcataTAAATTACAAATCCAAATAAATTGGATATTATGGTGCATTATTGGTATATAATTATTGATACATtagtgttcatcactttaatgtcacAGCTGgtaaaagtcattttaatatctttaaatactGCTGGGCAGCTGAAActttaataatacatcattcatttgtgaatttatattttgtattaatcttaatctgcaaagtaacacaaaactatcagagtaaaaagtacaatacattgtaaataaatagaaaatcaagtacagtacttgaaaTGTAGTTACTTTCACTATCcgtctttatattttaaatatataccTGAACCAGAATTGCTGGTCATATAAATCAAACATGTAACATCATAGAAGAGATGTTTTAGACACTGGTGTAATTGATTCTTAAATAATATGCAGGTGTATCTTCCATTTACCTGCATGTTCTTTATGATCACCTTTACAGTAAGACACTCCATTCCATTTTTTTGCATGGAAAGTCTaaaattatactttattttgtcAACAATCAATTGAGTTATTGGCATTTTGCTTAAGAGCATTGACTTCTGCAGGCATTAAGAAAGAACAATGAAAAACCCTAAAACACTCTTTATTAGGTAAGACAGCTGTTGGTGCTTCCCCTTTGTTTACAGGCACAAGAGGTTTATCAAAGGAGGAATCAGGCATATAAACTctatacaatacaaaacaagtGATTTATGCTGCGACGTCAAAGACATTAGCATCGtctccaaatgaaaaaaaaaaaaaagcacaacccCGATTCGTTTTATGGTTTAAGTAACTTTATTGAAGGGGAAACTAAAAAGAAACAGAGCCACAAGTTGATTATCAACCATTAGCTTTGAGTCAATATTTTAGGGCTACAAGAAGACAGTGTTCGAGTGGGCATAAAACTAACTGCTCAGCTACTGGCTTCTAAATAACGAAAAGAAACCTTTGAGGGGAACTTTTTCCAACTGTTCAGCTTTACAATCCACCTAATTTGCAGAAACATAGATATAATAGCCTACCTTTATTAACATGcataaaatacaacattgaagttcttatattttgtttgtcttaacATTGATATATACTGCTGTGCTTCTCTGTACACACTTTGATAGTGGAATAAGATACTTTCCTCAGGTAGTACATTTCTATACTAAAGATCAGAAAAACATACCGCCATCACACGAGTTTCCCCCCCGATTTTTACCACTTTCAGAATAAATgcagcagattttttttttttaccaatttgaaactttaaaatgtacatgtatGGCAAAAGACAGGCTTCTCTATAAGGGCTCTGAGAACTCCAGTTTACAGTAAAGTAAATATCAACCGCACAGGATCCAGTCAGCGGCATCAGATTCTAAGTGTGTGCAGAGTGAATGACTAACATCACCAACTCTTACTGGTGCATGCTCAAGCCGAGTGTTCAGAACCAtggtgattattattattattatttattttttaactccGCACAAAATGGGAGCCAAAACTTCACAGAAACTGGCACGTGTCCTAGAGAGAAAACACTATCTTCTTATGAGCGCGCAGGTGGAAAAGATGAGGGGGTAAAATGCTGattaaccaaaaaaaaagaccaaaaaagtgaaaaagaaaaacagaatccaggattttttttttgtttgaaccAGCAGCAACATTATCCACCAGCTTCCCACGGGACGCCTCACATCGCATATTTTTGTGTCCAGTCTTTTGCCATTCTGGTGTATCTGCAAAGAGAGCAAGGACAACACTTAACGCTACATCTCACGCAAACATCACCCATTCAACACAGAAAAGCTTTCGACTACAAATAGTTGCACACTCtttattcagttttttaaagcacatgCACTTAAGCACATTGCTTTTTAAACATAATGCCAATTTAGCATCctaataaaaatgtgtcagtaTAAACATACTAGAGACTTTGTACAAACtacaatataaaagtaaaagattCATGCAGGAGTTAGTGGCTACGTTTACATGCACAGAAAATTCTGCTTCTGCTACAACACCGTTACAATAAGCATCAAGCATGTCGTACCCAGATTATATGAAACAATTATACATTTGGAtgttttagccttttaatagaaAATGCCGTTTTAGGTTGAGTCAGCAATTTCTTTGACTCATTTATGTTCATCGGGGGACACATCTCAAAAAGTGCCTTTCCACTTATGGTGGTTAGAAATGCAAAGACTAGTTAAGTAAAACCATAAGTtgattaataaaatatgttttatgtatatgcaacctttgttgaattaaatctgtttttttaaaacaacatttctctgGTTGCAGATTCTGTGTTTGAAGGTTTTATGTAATTATTAGCAGCGAAAACGTGATGTGCATTATATCATTTGTACTACGGGGAGTTCTATTAAGAAGTTTGCTTTTTGATACAGCAACTGTGAAAGCGTACTTATTAGAGTATATTTTCATGCAACAGAAAACGTGGTTCAGGACTCTTG
Encoded here:
- the manba gene encoding beta-mannosidase codes for the protein MTLCGNCIYVSAVLSCLFFGVLCGFCSETLTLNGKWSLSNSNGSVSLPAEVPGCVHSALQQQGYIQDPYFRFNDVSYRWIAFDNWTYTTTFTVSAQLRSKQKVQLVFHGVDTVASIWLNGVDVGKTDNMFRRYDFPVRDLLQDGDNVLKVNLMSPVLYASERRKAHSAYRVPPECPPDVQKGECHVNFIRKAQSSFSWDWGPSFPTMGLWRGVQLEAFDVLQLIQVSCVPVFSVRLSQWRVHVELLVDAVQTTSGHISLSVPELDSEQIVQTQFLQGKTKNSFTLHINTSSRVKLWWPNGHGDRHFYLLTSRSFQDGFLILNTESKVYFRTAELVQEPVVGSPGLSFYFRINGKAIFLKGSNWIPAHSFQDQVTPAVLRNLLQSAVDASMNALRVWGGGVYEQDLFYSLCDELGIMVWQDFMFACAMYPTEDDFIQTVREEVIQQVQRLKSHPSIIIWSGNNENEAALATDWFSIPVSQKPTYLKDYVTLYVNNIRAVAQEEDQSRPFLVSSPTNGAESEREGWVAANPYDLHYGDTHFYSYTLDCWDWRTFPRTRFASEYGFQSWPSFSTLQPVSIEEDWSYNSTFTSHRQHHESGNQQMFLQAALHFNLPNATDPLKRFTDGLYITQVTQAQCVKAQTEFYRRSQSEILGGKGRTMGALYWQLNDVWQAPSWSSIEFGGKWKMLHYFAQNFFAAVLPVGFEDDGTLFIYAVSDLSHDLKLRAVVSVFSWSDLDPVCTLKSDPLLIPGGSAAAIFKQPVATLLAGCGRCTRLTCLLAFHLEDGSGQQGPSNHHFLCSPKDAQGLQRPNITASVQEDASGFTVSLHSAAVSAFVWLDVGNIPGRFSANAFLMLSTNRTVRFNAWRPTSAAELSGSLTITSLRDVY